In Helianthus annuus cultivar XRQ/B chromosome 9, HanXRQr2.0-SUNRISE, whole genome shotgun sequence, the following are encoded in one genomic region:
- the LOC110875192 gene encoding receptor-like protein 2, protein MKFAGIDQNLNTCLGLIILRLNSLGGRLSDFDFSGFSQLTKVDLAVNQFSGVLPKSLFSCKSLTAIRLARNKLVGEISPDILELPSLSFLSLARNTFKNLSQALNILSRHEKLTTLLLSYNFFNETLPAVGISGFQDLKVMDLAGCRLFGQIPIWLMSLTNLEFIALSDNNISGKIPGWLQYLPNLFYLALNNNLLSGGLPVELTRLPALATHQVLDQVKNDNFELPVIIVPLNASNWQYNCPASIPPMLDLSYNNLSGDIPVEIGNMKSIQALYLSNNYFSGTIPSSISNLTNLEELELSHNLLSGEIPTSLTILNFLSSFNVAYNNLQDQLTKQGFVINVSGDTCKIVPMFETLNDLNALPMSTNNEEGIIREMELEKTFTVEKNEMLENYKSVHMNAYHEELDQDSKQNLDAKNEVVGQNNFVTFTDCEFHRFFR, encoded by the exons ATGAAATTCGCTGGTATAGATCAGAAT CTTAATACTTGTCTCGGTCTAATAATCTTGAGGCTCAACTCTTTAGGTGGCAGGCTTTCCGATTTTGATTTCTCCGGTTTCAGTCAACTCACCAAAGTTGACCTTGCCGTAAATCAATTCAGCGGGGTGCTACCTAAAAGCCTTTTCTCATGCAAATCACTTACCGCCATTCGGCTAGCAAGAAATAAACTAGTGGGGGAAATCTCACCTGACATACTTGAACTGCCATCACTGTCCTTTCTCTCGCTTGCAAGGAATACCTTCAAGAATCTTAGTCAAGCATTGAATATTCTTAGCCGTCATGAGAAACTCACCACTCTCCTCCTCTCTTACAATTTCTTTAATGAAACCCTACCAGCTGTAGGAATTTCAGGGTTTCAAGACCTTAAGGTCATGGATCTCGCTGGTTGCAGGTTGTTTGGTCAAATTCCAATTTGGCTGATGTCACTAACGAACCTTGAGTTTATCGCCCTCTCTGATAATAACATCAGTGGCAAAATTCCTGGCTGGTTACAATATCTTCCAAATCTATTTTATCTTGCTTTAAATAACAATTTACTCTCAGGAGGTTTGCCTGTAGAGCTTACTAGACTTCCAGCACTTGCAACACATCAAGTTCTGGATCAAGTAAAAAATGATAACTTTGAATTACCTGTGATCATTGTACCACTAAATGCTTCTAATTGGCAGTATAATTGTCCAGCCTCCATACCCCCTATGCTGGACCTTTCTTACAATAACCTGAGTGGAGACATACCAGTTGAGATTGGCAATATGAAGTCTATTCAAGCTCTTTATCTGAGTAATAACTATTTCTCTGGCACCATTCCCAGTTCAATTTCAAACCTCACAAACCTGGAAGAACTAGAGCTCTCTCACAATCTTTTATCTGGTGAGATCCCAACGTCCCTTACAATCTTGAACTTTTTGTCTTCTTTCAATGTTGCATACAACAATCTGCAAG ACCAATTGACTAAACAAGGGTTTGTGATCAATGTTAGTGGAGATACTTGCAAGATCGTTCCAATGTTCGAAACATTGAATGATCTTAATGCATTACCTATGTCAACGAACAATGAAGAGGGCATAATTCGTGAAATGGAATTAGAAAAAACATTTACAGTAGAAAAGAATGAGATGTTAGAAAATTATAAGAGTGTACACATGAATGCTTATCATGAAGAACTTGATCAAGATTCTAAACAAAATCTTGATGCGAAGAATGAGGTTGTGGGGCAAAATAACTTCGTAACTTTCACAGATTGTGAGTTTCATAGATTCTTTAGATGA